ACCGAACCGGCGCCGGCGATCGCCAGCGAGGAGATGGCGATCGCCTTGTAGCCGAACACCGGCTTGCGGGCGAAGACCGGAATGATGTCGGTAACCACCCCCATCGCCGGCAGGATCATGATGTAGACCGCGGGGTGGGAGTAGATCCAGAACAGGTGCTGGTACATGATCGGATCGCCGCCGCGGGTCGGATCGAACAGGCCGGTGCCGATCACCCGCTCGGCAAAGATCAGCAGTACGGTGATGCCGAGCACCGGAGTCGCCAGCACCTGCACCCAGGCGGTGGCATAGAGCGCCCAGGTGAACAGCGGAATGCGCATCCAGGTCATCCCCGGGGCGCGCAGGCGGTGGATGGTGACCAGAAAGTTCAGGCCGGTGAGGATGCCGGAAAAACCGATGATGAAGACCGCCAGGGTGGCCAGCGAGACGTTGGTGGTGGTCCGCACCGAAAAGGGAACGTAGAAGGTCCAGCCGGTGTCCGGCGCCCCGCCGGCGGTAAAGAGCGATGTCAGCGCCATGATCGCGCCGATGGCGTAGAGCCACCAGGAGAGCAGGTTCAGCCGGGGAAAGGCGACATCCTCGGCACCGATCTGGATCGGCATCACCAGGTTGCCGAAGGCGGCCGGAATACCGGGAATGATGAAGAGGAAGATCATCACCACCCCGTGCAGGGTGAACAGCGCGTTGTACTGCTGGGGAGTGAAGAGGTCGGCCCCCGGCGCAAACAATTCGAGCCGCAGGGCCAGGCCGAGCAGCACCCCGACGCAGAAGAATGCCAGGGTGGAATAGAAATAGAGCAGGCCGATCCGCTTGTGGTCGGTGGAGAAGACCCAGGTGCCGATGCCGCGCCGCCCGCCCGAAGCGTCCCAGAAGCCGCGTTGCCCACTGACCGATGCCGCCTGGTTCATAAACGCCTCAATTCTTCTTCCGCCGCCCGCGTCCGCCGAACATCAGCACCAGAAAGAGGATGACGGCGCACAGGAAAACGACGATGCCGGTGACGCGAAGGATATTGAACACATAGCCCCGCCGTTCGGGGTCGTAACTGTAGCAGAGACTGGCCAAGCGGCTGATGGTGCTGCCGATGCGCCCTTCCGAGGCCTCCAGCAGCGCCAGCGACAGGTCGGTTGCGAGAAAACGGGTTCCTTCGAGGTAGCGGACGATCCGGCCGCCCGGCGCCAGGACCACCACGGCCACCGGATGAACGAATTCGCTGCCCTCCTTGTAGAAACGGTAACCGATGGCCGTCGTCAGCCGGCGGATGGCCCCGGCGTCGGCGGTCAGAAAAAGCCAGCTGTCCATGGGAAACCGCTCCCGCACCGCGGCGCGATAGATCTTCTTGCTCCCCCGCGCCACCGCCGGCGTCTCATCCGGGTCGAAGCTGAAGGAAAGAACCCGGATTTCCCGCCGCAACTCCCGACCCAGTTTCGGCAGCGACTGGGCCAGGCTCGCCTGCAGGGCGTTGCAGACATTGCTGCAGCGATAGTAGACCGGCGCCAGCAGGACCGGCCGGTCGAACAGGTCGCCGAGCCGCAGCTGCCGGCCGAGTTCGTCGCGCACCATAATATCGGGCGGCACCTGCTCGCCGAGCCGCTCCTCGATGCCGACCTTCGGCGGCCTTCGCGGCTCCCCGGAGGTGGACGCCCGGACAACCGACGCTCCGCTTGCGGCCACCAGCCACAACAGGATGATCCAGTGCAATCCAGCCATGATGCTCTCAAGCATATCCTGCCGCCGGAAAACCGCAACCGGCGGAAATCACGACCGGAACCCGTGCCCTCGTCACCCGGACGAATTAATGACCATTTTTATCATTTTTTTTCTTGCAATCTTCCCGCCGGGTGTTAAATCATGGATAAAGTCAATCCGACCACAGCCGGTGAAATCAATTCGACGCATGCAAAGGAGTGGACCCCATGAGTCAGGAACCGAGTCTTTTCTGCCAGGTCAACAAGGCCAAAGACCCCGCCAACATGACCGATCTCGAAAAGAAGCACACCCCGGTGATCAGCGTACCGAGCGAAATCAGGGCCGGCGAAACCGTCGAGGTCACGGTCGAGGTCGGCAAGCTGCTGGCCCACCCGAACGAGCCCGGGCATTTCATCGAGTGGATCGATCTCTACGCAAACTGGGTCTTTCTGGCCCGCCTCGACCTGAGTGCCGTCACCACCCAGCCGACGCTGAAGATTCCGGTCACCATCCCGCACGGCATCGACAAACTGACCCTGCGCGCCTTCGAGCGCTGCAACCTGCACGGAGTCTGGGAAGGCACCGTCGAGGTCAAGGTCGTCTGAACCGCAACCGGGAACGCGACCCGAGCAGTCCCCCCGGCCGCGGATGGCCTGCCATCCGCGGCCGTTCCCGTTGCGGGGTATAACTCATCGAATCGCGAGCCTCGATTCTCGATTCGAGGCTCGCGATTCGCGCCTTTCTTGTCGCCGAACCCGGCTTCTGCTAGCATGGCCGCGCCATGAACGAACTGGAAGAACGTCTTACCGAACTCGAAATCCGCTTCACCCACCAGCAGCGCCTGATCGACGAGCTGAACGAGGTCATTCTCGACGACAACCGCCGGCTGGCCGAGCTGCAGCGGGAAGTGCGCATCCTGCGCCAGATGCTGCAGCGACTGGAGCCGGAATCTCCCCACTCGCCGGACGAATAGCCATGCTCAGCCTCGACTACTCGGACATCAAGCGCATCCTGTGCGAGCTGGTGCTGATCGTCGCCCTGGGTGTTGTCGTGGGCCTGAGCGCCAACGTCGGCCTGCTGCAGCGGGTGCTGAGCGGCCAGGGCGTGCCGCTGCTGTCCGAAAGCGAAACGGCGGAACGAAACGACAGCTACCCGGAACCGGTCAGCCTGCAGCAGACGAAGCAGCTGATCGCCGACAAAGCGGCCCTGATCGTCGATGCCCGCATCGGCGAGCTCTACGAGCAGGGACACCTGCCGCATGCCGTCTCGCTGCCGCTGTCGGAAGCGGACCGGCGTCTGCCCGAACTGCAGGCCGAGGTGGCGCCGGACAGGCCGATTCTGGTCTACTGCAACGGCTACGGCTGTCCCGACTCCTTCGATCTGGCGATGAAGCTGATCGCCGCCGGCTACCGTCGGGTGCTGGTCTTTGAAGGCGGATTCCCCGAATGGCGCGACGCCGGACTGCCGATCGAGGTAACGGAGAGCGGGCCATGAAGACTCCGTGGCTGGTCTATCACGGCTGCCGGCTGGTGCTGGGCGCGGTCTTCCTCTATGCCGGGGTGAGCAAGGGGCTCGACGTCACCGGCTTCGCCGGCGACATCGCCGCCTACCGGATCCTGCCCTATCTGGGCAACTACCTGCTGGCGGCAACCCTGCCCTACATCGAGATCATCGCCGGCGCCCTGCTGCTGGCCAATCGACGGGTGCGTCCGGCAGCCCTGCTCTGCGGCCTGCTGACACTGGTTTTCATCGCCGCCCTGCTTTCGGCCTGGGTGCGCGGACTCGACATCAGCTGCGGCTGTTTCGAACCCGGAGCCCAAACCGGCATCGGCGAGGCGCTGCTGCGCGATCTGGCACTGCTGGTACTGGCTCACTTCACCTTCCACCTGAGCAACCGTTGTCTTCCCGCCCGAAAGAACTGATGATGGAGAGCTGGCAAAACGCGTTGCGGGCGGCGATCACTTCGCCGTCTCAGCTGGCCGAACGCTTCGGCATCGACCCGAAATCGCTGGAGGCGGTCTGCGAGCGCTATCCGCTGCGCATCACCCCCTACTACGCCGGCCTGATCCGCCAGGCAGGCGACCCGATCTGGCGGCAGTGCGTTCCCGACCCGGCCGAACTGGACGACGCCGGCCTGCCGGCCGATCCCCTGGCCGAGGAGGAGCACTCGCCGGTCCCGGCCCTGGTTCACCGCTATCCCGACCGCGGCCTGCTGCTGACCGGCAACAGTTGTGCCGGCTACTGCCGCTTCTGCACCCGCAAGCGGCGCATCGGCCGGCGCGAACACGGCATCAGCTTCGGCGAACTGCAGCGGGGCATCGACGCCATCGCCGGCCGGCCGCAGATCCGGGACGTGCTCCTTTCCGGCGGCGATCCGCTGCTGCTCGGCGACCGGCTGCTGGAAGAGGTGCTCGACCGGCTGAAACGCATCCCGCACGTCGAGATCATCCGCATCGGCAGCCGTATTCCCGTGGTACTGCCGGAACGGATCACCCCGCAACTGTGCCGGATGCTGCAGCGCTTTCGGCCCCTCTACCTCAACACCCACTTCAACCATCCGCGGGAGCTGACCGAGCAGAGCTGGCAGGCCTGCGCCCGGCTCGCCGCCGCCGGGGTGATTCTCGGCAACCAGACGGTGCTGCTGCGCGGGGTCAACGACGATGCCGACACCCTGCTGCAGTTGAACCGCAACCTGCTGCAGATGGGCGTCCGCCCCTATTACCTGCACCAGATGGACCTGACCGCCGGCACCGGTCATTTCCGGGTGCGGGTGGAGAAGGGCCGCGAGCTGGTGCAGGCCCTGCGCGGCCGGATCACCGGCATGGGCATTCCGCAATACGTCATCGACCTGCCCGGCGGCAAGGGGAAGGTGCCGGTCACCAACGACTATGTCGAAAGCTGGGGGGACGAGCTGGTGCTGCGGGCGCCGGACGGCGCCCGGGTGGTGTATCTGAATTCGTAGAAAAACAGGAATACAGGAGTCAGAATACAGGATTCAGGAGAAAACCACTTCATTAACCCCTCCTGACTCCTGACTCCTGCCCTTCACGCCCGCGAAACGAACCGGCCCTCGCGGGTGTCGACCTTGATCCGGTCGCCCGGTTCCAGGTAGGGCGGCACCTGCAGCACCAGGCCGGTTTCCAGGGTCGCTTCCTTGGTCTGGGCGGTGGCGGTGGCGTTCTTCAGCACCGGCGGCGTCTCGGTGATGGTCAGCTCGACGGTCATCGGCGGTTCGACCGACACCACCTGCCCCTGAAACAGCCCCAGCACGACCTCCATCCCCTCCAGCAGATAGCCCTTGACCGGTCCGTAGATCTCGGGCCCCAGCTCGTACTGGTCGTAGCTCTCCAGGTCCATGAAGGTTCCTTCCTCGTCGGAAGAGGCGTAGAGAAACTGTCCCTTGCGCTTTTCGAAGTCGGCTTCCTCCACCTTCTCCCCGGCCTTGAAGGTCTTTTCCAGCACCTGGCCGGTGAGCAGGTTGCGGTACTTGGTCTTCACCAGGGTGTTGGCGCCCCGGGCGGTGGGAGTGTGCTGGCTGACGTCGAGCAGCGCACAGGGCGCACCGTCGAGCAGGATGACCAGCCCGCGCTTGAAATCGGCTGTCGTGTACATGCTTGCGGCTCCTTGTCACAGAAATCTGGCCGCCTTATAGCACAGCCGTCGGCGGCGGCCAAAGGTTTTCCGTGACAAAGGTCGCAAGTCTGTGTTTAAATGTGGTTTTTCGAAAATCGGCGCTTCGGGCGCGACACCGATACCAGGAGTCTGAACCATGTACACATGTTCCGATCTGAAAAAGGGGCTGAAGCTGCTCATCGACGGCGAGCCGCATGTCATCGTCCAGTTCGATTTCACCAAGCCGGGCAAAGGGCAGGCCCTCTACAAGTGCAAGCTGCGCAACATGCTGACCGGCGCCCTGTTCGACCGCACCTACCGCTCCGGCGAAAGCTTCGAGCCGGCCAGCCTCGAGGAGCGCGACATGCAGTACCTCTACCAGGACGAAACCGGCTACGTCTTCATGGACCAGCGGACCTACGAGCAGGTCACCATTCCGGAAGACGTCCTCGGCGACGACAAATACTTTCTCATCGACAACATGGAGGTCAAGGTGCTGATGTTCGGCGAGCGGGGCATCGGCGTCACCCTGCCCAACTTCGTCAACCTGCGCGTCACCAAGGCCGAGCCCTGGGTCAAGGGCGACACCGCCGCCGGCAACAGCAAGCCGGCGACCGTGGAAACCGGCTACACCCTGCAGGTCCCCTCGTTCGTCGAGGAGGGCACCCTGATCCAGATCGACACCCGCACCGGCGAGTACGTCACCCGGGTCAAGGAATAACACCCGACATGGATCTGAACTGGCAACTGGCCCGCAAACGGCCGGTTCTGGAACAGAGGGCCCGGATCCTGCAGAGAATCCGGGCCTTTTTCGTTGCTGACGGCTTCGTCGAGGTCACCACCGCCCACCGGATTCCGGGCAACGCACCGGAATGCCACATCGACCCGGAAGAGGCCGGTGACTGGTACCTGCACACCTCACCCGAGCTGTGCATGAAACGGCTGCTGGCGGCCGGCTACGCGAAAATCTTCCAGATCTGCCAGTGCTGGCGCAAAGGAGAGCGCGGCCGGCTGCACCTGCCCGAATTCACCCTGCTCGAATGGTACCGCAGCGACACGGACTACCAAACGCTGATGACCGACTGCCAGCGGCTGCTGGCGGCGCTGGCGCCGGAGGGCCGGCTGACCTGGCAGGGCGAGACCATCGACCTGTCGCCGCCCTGGGAGGTGCTGACCGTCGCCGAGGCCTTCCGCCGGCACGCCGGCATGGCGGTGGAGCGGGCCCTGGCCGACGACCGCTTCGAGGAACTGCTGAGCGAACGGGTCGAACCGGCCCTCGGGCGGCCGCGACCGACCCTGCTCTGTGACTACCCCCTGCCGCTGGCGGCGCTGGCGCGGAGAAAACCGGGGCAGCCCGATGTCGCCGAGCGTTTCGAACTCTATATCGCCGGCATGGAGCTGGCCAACGGCTTCTCCGAGCTGACCGACCCGGACGAGCAGCGGCGGCGCTTCGAGGCCGAGGAGCGTGCGCGCCGGGCGGCGGGCAAACCCGCGGTCCCTTCGGCCGAACGCTTTCTCGCCGAACTGGAACACCTCGACCGGGCCGCCGGCATCGCCCTGGGCGTCGATCGTCTGGTGATGCTGCTGACAGGCCGGACCGATATCGCGGAGGTCGTGGCATTTCCCCCGGAAGCGTTGTAGACTGTTACGCGAATTTCATTCCACCTGGAACCGTGAGTTTATGCCGGATGGAGAGTGCAAGTGCCTGGCCTGAATGAGGTCTTCAAAAATCGAATGGCGCACCCGCAGGTTCGCCGGCGATTTTTGGGATGTTCAGGCAGGTCAAGGACTTGTGCTGTCCGCCTGGGATAAGCTCACGGATTCAGTCCCAGACGGCACGGGAGGCATTCATGGGTTCTGACAGCGAAAACGGAAAGGCGATCAGCAACAGCCTGCGCCGGGAACTGCGGTCGTGCAGCGAACTCGACGACAAGGTCGAAAAGGCGGTCCCCGTTCTCAGCCGCCGGTTCGGCGTAGCGACCGACGAAGTCGCCCTCTTTCTGCTCGACGAACGCAAGACGGTGCTGCACTTTCTCTGGCCGCTGCGGCTGAAGCAGGTCGGCTTCATCCCCTATTCCTCCCTCGATTCGCTGGCGGCCCGCACCGCCCGGGAAGGGCGGGTCTTCCTCAACAACACCTTCGCCTCGGTCCACCACGCCTCCTTCTTCGAGAAGATCCGTCTCAAGGACGGCATCACCGAGCGCCCCAAGCCGATCCAGAAGATCATCAGCGTGCCGATGGTGGCCGACGGCGACATCCGCGGCGTCATCCAGATCTCACGCAAGGGGGACGAGGGGGACGAGCTGCCCGACTTCAGCACGGCCGACGCCGAACTGCTGGTGGAACTGGCCAGCATCATCGGCGCCGAACTCTGACCTCGCCTGCCGCTAACGAGGCCGCCAGGCGCAATAGCCCGGTCGCGGTCCGATGTGAGGATGCTGCCGGCAGGTTTCCGGCCGTCGTTCGTAGATGGTGCAGCGCCGGCTCCGCTGGTCGAGGTAGATGCAGTCCTCGTTCGCCAGCCGGGCCAGGGTGAAGAGCTGCCGGCCGGGGCTGTAATGCTCGATGATCCCCTGCCGCGCCAACCTGCGCGCCAGCCGGTGCGGCGGCTCCTCCGCCTCGAAGGCATCGACCACTCCCATCCTGACCAGGTCGCCGACCGACACCTCGACCGGCAGACGGCAACAGGTTCCCTGACAGCTCCGGCACAAACGGGCCCGGTACCGGACCCAGGTCGACGGACGCTGGACGTCCGCGGCCACAGTCGGTTTCTGACGCATGAATCTACTGCCCTGCTCGGGAATTGGGCCGCCGCCCGGACGGCGGCGGCAACGGCGGCGCATCCTAGCAGAAAAGACCGCCGATGAAAACCAGGGCATCGACAGGGCAACACCACCGACGAGCCTTTTTCAGCCGCCTGAAAGAATCCCCTGAATCCGTAAAGCCATTACCGGCAGATAACGCAAGTCACTGACCTGCCTGAGCCTCCCCCAAAATCGCCGGCAAACCTATGGGTGCACCTTACGATTTTTGAAAAGCTCATCCAGGCCAAGAGCTTACACTCTCTGCCCGGCATGAGCTCACGGGTTCTGGGGTCAGTATTCCAGGTCGGAAAGCGGCAGGGCGAAGGTCTGGCGGTAGTAGCGGATCTCGATGATGATGATCTTGATGATGCTGGCCACCGGCACGCCGATGATCATGCCGAGCACGCCGTAGAGCTTGCCCCCCATGATGATGGCGATGATGACCCAGAGCGGATGCAGGTTGGAGACGTGGGAGATGAGAATGGGAATGAGAATGAAATTGTCCACCACCACCTGCGCGATGAGAACGTAGGTGGCAACGATCCACCAGAACTGACCGCCCAGCCCCAGATCGACCAGGGCGATGAGAATCCCCGGTACCATGCCGACCAGGGGGCCGAGATAGGGGACCAGGTTGGTGACGCCGGCGAAAATGGCCAGCAGGGGGGCGTAGCGGATGTCGGTCAAAGAGAGGCCGACCCCCACCACCAGGCCGACGATGGCCGCCTCCAGCACCCGCCCCCGGACGAAATGACTGAGCTGCCGGCTGATCAGCCAGGCCAGATCGTGCGCCATCTCGTAGTAGCGGTTCGGCGCCAGGCCGACGGAAAAACGGATGATCTTCTGTCCGTCGCGCAAAAAGAAGAAGGTGAACAGCGGCACCAGCACCATCAGGCCGCCCAGTCTCAGCGCCGAGCCGGTGGTGTGGGACAGGATTTCTCCGAAGAGCCGCTCGGCCAGAATCCGGCCGCGGGACGGCAGGTCGATGCCCCCGACGTAGGGGAACACCTCCTGGAGCTTCGCCTGCGCCTCCTTCAGCAATGCGATGGCGCGCCCCAGGTAGCGCGGCAGATCGGTGCGCAGGGAAAACCACATGTCGGCCCAGTGCGGGCTGAGCCAGCGGATGGCCAGATAGATCAGCAGGGCGACCAGAAAGAAGACGAGAAAGATGCTGGCGGTGCGATTGAGCGGTCCCCGCTCGAACAGGCGGACCAGCGGCTCGAGCAGAAAGCTGAGGACCAGGGCCAGCAGAATCGGCAGGACGATGCCGGTCGTCGCCGTATGCAGCAACTCGGTGATGCGCGACGCCGAGCTGTAGATGGCCAGACCGGCGGCGATGCTGGCGGTCATGACCAGGAAGAAGAGCAGGACGTGGCCGCGGGTCAGGGTGGGCGTCTCCGCCATCGGTTCACTCCTTCGCGTCCGCGGCTTCCTGCAGGGCGTTATGCAGACGTTTCAGCTCCCGGTCGGCGACATGCAACCGCTCACTCATCACCCGGGTCAGTCCGAGCAGAATGCGGGTCGCCAGACGGGGGTTCTTTTCCAGGCAATCGAGCAGGTCGGCGCGAAAAAAGCCGACCAGCTGCGCCTTTTCGATGGTCCGGGCCGAGGCGCTGCGCACGGCCGGACTGACCAGCGTCGTCTCGCCGAAAAAATCCCCGGTTTCCAGAGCCGCCAGCTCATGCTCCCGGCCCCGGCTGTCACGGGTGAAGATCTTCACCCGGCCGACGCGGATGACGTAGAGCCCCGATCCCGGATCGCCCTCGGCGAAAACCGTCTCGTGCTCATCGTAGTCGCGCACATGGACGATCGACTCCAGCGCCAGCAGATCGCGACCGGTCAGTTCCGAAAAGAGGGGGATGGTGCCGAGAAAACCGGCGAGAGAGTCCTCCTCGGGTTTCCTGGCGAAGATGTTCTTCCACAGCAGAGTCAAGACACCCTCCCGACAACATGGCAGCGTGGACAGCGCCGGCGGAGATCAGGGAGCCAGCAGCTTCTCCACCTCAGGAGCGAACGAGGTGTTGACCTCGTAATCGACGAAGGAGACGGTCATCGCGTCCTGCCGCTCGCCCCGGCGGATGCTCCGGGTCTGGCGTACCGGCAGCCAGATGCCGTCGAACTGCTTGAACACGGTCTCCAGACGCGCGTCGAGACTGCCGTCGAAGGAGGTCAGCATCAGCTCTTCCGGCAGCAGGCCCGACGAAACCTCGCGATAACGAGCCTCGAGGGTCAGGATGCGATCGTCGGCGGTGGTGATCTCGATCCGCTTGACCACCTCCTTCTCCGGGTCGACATCGATCACCAGGCGACGCACCCCCTTCTGCGGCAACCCGAACCCGTCGCCGTAAAAGGCGCCGCCGAGATCGACCGGTTCCGCAAACTGCAGGGTCACGCTCTGCAGCCGCACCCCGGCCAGATCGTTCTCCACCACCTTGACCTCGGCCGCATCGAAGAAGCGGGCCCGGTCACCGCCACGGCCGGCGGGAAGGAAAAAGTCGAACAGCTCAAGGGCGAACTGGCGCGAAAAGCGCTGCGCCATCTGACGCATCAGGGGAAAAACGTTCGCCCCCTCGGCCCGGATCAGCGACTTGCCGCTGCTGCGTTTCCAGTATTTGCGGATGACGGGGGCGGGAGGACGCGGGACATCGGCGGGGAGGGACGCGGTCATCTGCTCGATGGTCTGCCGGATGCGGTCGGTCTCGACGGTGACGACGTAATTTTCCAGGGCTGGCTGCCGCTTGGCATAGGCCCTGGCGACCTTTTCCAGCACCGGCACCTCGGCCGCCTGCACCGACAGGACCAGAAAGAGCGACAGCAGGCCGGTCAGTCCAGGTATCCTCACGCGCATCTCCTCCTGAAAGACGGGACGAATCCGGATGAAACGAACCTCCGGAGTCTGCTACTATGCCTCAATCAGTGAGTTCATGTCGGATGGAGAGTGCATGTGCCTGGCCTGAACGGGTTTCCAAAAATCTGAGGCGCACCCGCAGGTTCGCCGGCGATTTTTGGAAAATGCAGGCAGGCCAATGGCTTGTACTATCCGCCGGTGATGAACTCGCTGATTGCGGTATTATAGCCTAACCAACCGGGACAACAAACGAAAAACACCCATCCCACGGCCAGAACCGTTTCCGACATGAGCGAACCTTTCACCTTCAGAGCCGACCGATACCCGAACGCCCCCGGCGTCTATCTGATGAAGGACGGCGAGGGCACCATCCTCTACATCGGCAAGGCCAACAACCTGCGCAACCGCCTGCGCAGCTACTTCAGCACCGCCGGCGACGGACGCTACCACATCCGCTTTCTCGTCGACCGGGTGCGAGACATCGACACCATCGTCACCGATACCGGCAAGGAAGCGCTGATCCTGGAAAACACCCTGATCAAGCGGCACCGGCCGCGCTACAACATCAACCTGCGCGACGACAAGACCTATGTCTCCCTGCGCATCGACCTGCGCGAGGAGTTCCCGACCCTGGAGATCACCCGCCGCATCAGGCGCGACGGGGCCCGCTATTTCGGCCCCTACGCCTCGGCCGGCGCCGTCCGCCAGACCCTGAAGCAGATCTATCGCATCTTTCCGCTGCGGCACTCTCCGCTCGAACGCTGCCGGCAACGCGGCCGCCCCTGTCTCTACTACCAGATCGGCCAATGTTCGGCCCCCTGCCACGGACTGATCTCGCCGGCCGACTACCGTCGCCTGGTGGAGGGCGCCCTCGCCCTGCTCGACGGTCGCGGCGCGGAAATCGTCGCCGACCTGAGCCGGCAGATGCAGCAGGCCAGTGCCGAGATGCGGTTCGAGGACGCGGCGAAGCTCAGGGACCGGATCCGGGCCATCGAAACCACCATCGAACGCCAGAAGGTCGCCGGCAACCGCGACATCGACCAGGATGTCTTCGGCCTCTACCGGGACGGCGGTCAGATCGACCTGGTGGTTCTCTTCTACCGCCACGGGCAGCTGATCAGCCAGCGCGGCTTCACCCTCGACTGGCAGCTCGACAGCGAGGAGCTGCTCGCCTCGTTTCTGCGGCAGTTCTACAATCGCGAGCTGCTGATTCCGGACCAGATCCTGCTCCCCTTTCTGCCCGAAGACTGCGAAACCCTGCGCGACTGGCTGCAGGAGAGAAAGGGACGGCGGGTCGAGATCGCCGCTCCGCAGCGGGGGGAGCGGGCGGCACTGGTCGCCATGGCGGAGCGCAACGCCGAAGAGCGGGCGAAAAACCGCGCCGACAGGCGGGCGGCGGACCAGCGGCTGCTGGCGCAGACGCAACAGCAGCTGCACCTGAAACGGCTGCCGCGCCGAATCGAGTGTTTCGATATTTCGACCTTTCAGGGGGCGGAGACGGTCGGCAGCATGGCCGTCATCGTCGACGGCGAACCGGCCCGCGCCCTCTACCGGCGCTACCGCATCCGATCCGTGAGCGGCACCGACGATTTCGGCTCGCTGCGTGAAGTGCTGTCGCGGCGGCTGCAGCGCGGTCTGCGGGAAGACGACCTGCCCGACCTGCTGCTGATCGACGGCGGCAGGGGGCAGCTGTCCGGCGTGGTCGATGTCCTCGACGAGCTTGGGCTGAGGCAGAGGATCGATGTGCTCGGCATCGCCAAGAGCCGGGTCGTGGCCAACGCACGCGGCAAGGCGG
This Geothermobacter ehrlichii DNA region includes the following protein-coding sequences:
- a CDS encoding cytochrome c oxidase subunit I, translated to MNQAASVSGQRGFWDASGGRRGIGTWVFSTDHKRIGLLYFYSTLAFFCVGVLLGLALRLELFAPGADLFTPQQYNALFTLHGVVMIFLFIIPGIPAAFGNLVMPIQIGAEDVAFPRLNLLSWWLYAIGAIMALTSLFTAGGAPDTGWTFYVPFSVRTTTNVSLATLAVFIIGFSGILTGLNFLVTIHRLRAPGMTWMRIPLFTWALYATAWVQVLATPVLGITVLLIFAERVIGTGLFDPTRGGDPIMYQHLFWIYSHPAVYIMILPAMGVVTDIIPVFARKPVFGYKAIAISSLAIAGAGSVVWAHHMVTSGMSDTAVMVFSLLTFLVAIPSAIKVFNWVATLYKGSIALDPPLLFALSFIFLFSIGGLTGLVLGAAATDVHVHDTYFVVGHFHFVMFGGTGFAYFAAMHYWLPKIYGRMYSRKAAVWGWALLTFGFIVLYMSMMIVGVEGMPRRYYDYLPKFTFWNQLSTIGSWILVLGLVIMFVNIFRGLLRGEPAGANPWGGASLEWQTSSPPPLENFDHEPEVTHGPYDFRKAGL
- a CDS encoding SCO family protein produces the protein MLESIMAGLHWIILLWLVAASGASVVRASTSGEPRRPPKVGIEERLGEQVPPDIMVRDELGRQLRLGDLFDRPVLLAPVYYRCSNVCNALQASLAQSLPKLGRELRREIRVLSFSFDPDETPAVARGSKKIYRAAVRERFPMDSWLFLTADAGAIRRLTTAIGYRFYKEGSEFVHPVAVVVLAPGGRIVRYLEGTRFLATDLSLALLEASEGRIGSTISRLASLCYSYDPERRGYVFNILRVTGIVVFLCAVILFLVLMFGGRGRRKKN
- a CDS encoding class II SORL domain-containing protein, which encodes MSQEPSLFCQVNKAKDPANMTDLEKKHTPVISVPSEIRAGETVEVTVEVGKLLAHPNEPGHFIEWIDLYANWVFLARLDLSAVTTQPTLKIPVTIPHGIDKLTLRAFERCNLHGVWEGTVEVKVV
- a CDS encoding SlyX family protein codes for the protein MNELEERLTELEIRFTHQQRLIDELNEVILDDNRRLAELQREVRILRQMLQRLEPESPHSPDE
- a CDS encoding rhodanese-like domain-containing protein: MLSLDYSDIKRILCELVLIVALGVVVGLSANVGLLQRVLSGQGVPLLSESETAERNDSYPEPVSLQQTKQLIADKAALIVDARIGELYEQGHLPHAVSLPLSEADRRLPELQAEVAPDRPILVYCNGYGCPDSFDLAMKLIAAGYRRVLVFEGGFPEWRDAGLPIEVTESGP
- a CDS encoding MauE/DoxX family redox-associated membrane protein, whose translation is MKTPWLVYHGCRLVLGAVFLYAGVSKGLDVTGFAGDIAAYRILPYLGNYLLAATLPYIEIIAGALLLANRRVRPAALLCGLLTLVFIAALLSAWVRGLDISCGCFEPGAQTGIGEALLRDLALLVLAHFTFHLSNRCLPARKN
- a CDS encoding KamA family radical SAM protein, with translation MESWQNALRAAITSPSQLAERFGIDPKSLEAVCERYPLRITPYYAGLIRQAGDPIWRQCVPDPAELDDAGLPADPLAEEEHSPVPALVHRYPDRGLLLTGNSCAGYCRFCTRKRRIGRREHGISFGELQRGIDAIAGRPQIRDVLLSGGDPLLLGDRLLEEVLDRLKRIPHVEIIRIGSRIPVVLPERITPQLCRMLQRFRPLYLNTHFNHPRELTEQSWQACARLAAAGVILGNQTVLLRGVNDDADTLLQLNRNLLQMGVRPYYLHQMDLTAGTGHFRVRVEKGRELVQALRGRITGMGIPQYVIDLPGGKGKVPVTNDYVESWGDELVLRAPDGARVVYLNS
- a CDS encoding elongation factor P, with product MYTTADFKRGLVILLDGAPCALLDVSQHTPTARGANTLVKTKYRNLLTGQVLEKTFKAGEKVEEADFEKRKGQFLYASSDEEGTFMDLESYDQYELGPEIYGPVKGYLLEGMEVVLGLFQGQVVSVEPPMTVELTITETPPVLKNATATAQTKEATLETGLVLQVPPYLEPGDRIKVDTREGRFVSRA
- the efp gene encoding elongation factor P, with protein sequence MYTCSDLKKGLKLLIDGEPHVIVQFDFTKPGKGQALYKCKLRNMLTGALFDRTYRSGESFEPASLEERDMQYLYQDETGYVFMDQRTYEQVTIPEDVLGDDKYFLIDNMEVKVLMFGERGIGVTLPNFVNLRVTKAEPWVKGDTAAGNSKPATVETGYTLQVPSFVEEGTLIQIDTRTGEYVTRVKE
- the epmA gene encoding EF-P lysine aminoacylase EpmA, producing MDLNWQLARKRPVLEQRARILQRIRAFFVADGFVEVTTAHRIPGNAPECHIDPEEAGDWYLHTSPELCMKRLLAAGYAKIFQICQCWRKGERGRLHLPEFTLLEWYRSDTDYQTLMTDCQRLLAALAPEGRLTWQGETIDLSPPWEVLTVAEAFRRHAGMAVERALADDRFEELLSERVEPALGRPRPTLLCDYPLPLAALARRKPGQPDVAERFELYIAGMELANGFSELTDPDEQRRRFEAEERARRAAGKPAVPSAERFLAELEHLDRAAGIALGVDRLVMLLTGRTDIAEVVAFPPEAL
- a CDS encoding GAF domain-containing protein yields the protein MGSDSENGKAISNSLRRELRSCSELDDKVEKAVPVLSRRFGVATDEVALFLLDERKTVLHFLWPLRLKQVGFIPYSSLDSLAARTAREGRVFLNNTFASVHHASFFEKIRLKDGITERPKPIQKIISVPMVADGDIRGVIQISRKGDEGDELPDFSTADAELLVELASIIGAEL